A window from Citrus sinensis cultivar Valencia sweet orange chromosome 3, DVS_A1.0, whole genome shotgun sequence encodes these proteins:
- the LOC102626012 gene encoding HIPL1 protein, whose product MGGVLAIIFLFANFVMLLVPSLSLPLCTDSRAPITLNITLSFCPYNGKTCCNATGDSQLQKQFQAMNISDSGCSSLLKSILCAKCDQFAGELFTAGSVVRPVPLLCNSTGSNSSQSSKATITDFCSEVWDTCQNVSVRNSPFSPSLQGQAGAPVSSNFTKLTEFWQSKADFCNAFGGTSKDGSVCFNGEPVTLNNTGTPNPPQGLCLEKIGNGSYLNMVAHPDGSNRAFFSNQEGKIWLATIPEQGLGETMELDASSPFADLTDEVHFDTEFGLMGMAFHPNFAKNGRFFASFNCDKVKWPGCAGRCSCNSDVNCDPSKLRGDNGAQPCQYQTVVAEYTVNGTASEPSLAKRAKPSEVRRIFTMGLSFNGHHGGQLLFGPTDGYMYFTMGDGGGPGDPYNFSQNKKSLLGKIMRLDVDNIPSAAEIEKLGLWGSYSIPKDNPFSEDSGLQPEIWALGLRNPWRCSFDSDRPSYFMCADVGQDVYEEVDIITRGGNYGWRLYEGPYLFTPLETPGGITPLNSVSPIFPVLGYNHSEVNKKEGSASITGGYFYRSMTDPCMFGRYLYADLYATALWAASESPENSGNFTTSKIPFSCARDSPIQCKVLPGNDLPSLGYIYSFGEDNRKDIFILTSDGVYRVVRPSRCNYTCSKENTTASAGPGPATSPNSFANRLCDPYNSLVLLFSSLLLLLLGLF is encoded by the exons ATGGGAGGAGTTCTCGCcatcatctttctttttgccAACTTTGTTATGCTTCTTGTTCCTTCACTTTCCCTTCCTCTATGCACTGATTCAA GGGCTCCAATTACTCTGAACATAACACTGAGTTTCTGTCCTTACAATGGGAAGACATGCTGCAACGCTACAGGAGATTCTCAATTGCAGAAGCAGTTTCAAGCAATGAATATCTCTGATTCTGGCTGCTCTTCTCTTTTGAAATCAATCCTTTGTGCT AAATGTGATCAGTTTGCAGGGGAGTTATTTACTGCTGGTTCTGTAGTTCGGCCTGTTCCATTACTTTGCAACTCCACTGGTTCAAATTCATCTCAGTCCAGCAAAGCTACAATTACGGATTTCTGCTCTGAAGTATGGGATACATGTCAGAATGTATCTGTCCGTAATTCCCCCTTCTCACCTTCATTGCAGGGACAAGCCGGAGCACCAGTTAGTTCCAATTTCACCAAACTAACTGAGTTCTGGCAGTCAAAAGCTGATTTCTGCAATGCATTTGGTGGAACATCTAAGGATGGATCAGTGTGTTTTAATGGTGAACCTGTCACACTAAACAACACTGGAACACCTAACCCTCCACAGGGGTTGTGCCTTGAGAAAATTGGGAATGGTTCTTACCTCAATATGGTTGCTCATCCTGATGGTTCCAACCGTGCATTCTTCTCTAATCAAGAAGGCAAGATTTGGTTGGCGACTATTCCTGAACAAGGATTAGGAGAAACTATGGAGCTTGATGCTTCCAGTCCCTTTGCAGATCTGACTGATGAAGTTCACTTTGATACTGAATTTGGGTTGATGGGTATGGCGTTTCATCCAAACTTTGCAAAAAATGGTAGATTCTTTGCTTCATTCAACTGTGATAAAGTGAAGTGGCCAGGATGTGCGGGTAGATGTTCATGTAATTCGGATGTGAATTGTGATCCTTCTAAACTACGAGGTGATAATGGCGCACAGCCATGTCAGTATCAAACTGTTGTCGCTGAGTATACTGTTAATGGCACCGCATCTGAGCCTTCCTTG GCAAAAAGAGCCAAGCCATCAGAAGTGAGAAGGATATTTACCATGGGCCTTTCATTTAATGGTCATCATGGTGGACAATTACTCTTTGGACCAACAGATGGGTATATGTACTTTACGATGGGAGATGGCGGTGGTCCAGGCGATCCCTACAACTTTTCCCAGAACAAGAAATCACTGCTTGGAAAGATCATGAGGCTTGATGTTGATAATATACCAA GTGCTGctgaaattgagaaacttGGCTTGTGGGGAAGCTACTCTATCCCTAAGGACAATCCTTTCAGTGAAGATAGTGGACTGCAGCCTGAAATATGGGCTTTAGGTTTAAGAAATCCTTGGCGCTGCAGTTTTGATTCAGATAGGCCTTCTTACTTTATGTGTGCTGATGTTGGACAG GATGTATACGAAGAGGTTGATATCATCACGAGAGGTGGGAATTATGGCTGGCGTCTTTACGAGGGACCTTACCTTTTCACTCCTCTTGAAACACCTGGAGGAATTACTCCTCTAAATTCTGTTAGCCCAATATTCCCAGTTTTGGGATACAATCACTCGGAAGTAAACAAGAAAGAAGGATCAGCATCAATCACTGGAGGCTATTTCTATCGTTCCATGACTGATCCATGCATGTTTGGAAG GTATTTGTATGCAGATCTGTATGCTACTGCTTTATGGGCAGCAAGTGAAAGTCCTGAAAATAGTGGCAACTTTACCACTAGCAAAATTCCTTTCAGCTGTGCACGTGACTCACCTATACAGTGCAAAGTCTTGCCCGGAAATGATCTTCCCTCTCTGGGTTACATTTACTCATTTGGGGAGGACAACCGGAAGGATATCTTCATCCTAACCAGCGATGGAGTTTACAGAGTTGTTCGTCCAAGTCGCTGCAACTACACTTGCTCAAAGGAAAATACCACGGCAAGTGCTGGTCCGGGTCCTGCTACCTCTCCCAATTCATTTGCAAACCGTTTGTGTGACCCTTATAACAGTTTGGTTCTCCTATTTTCCTCTTTGTTGTTGCTTCTGCTTGGTCTTTTCTAG
- the LOC102625726 gene encoding DDT domain-containing protein DDR4: MSRESTPASPIPNDDTPNPQNDDAHSPQNDTTATTATNTAPTPPVNRSNRPSRACTLRTAQRLYAAAQAQAQAVIERKPKKKEQRERFDESPPQQCSANSKIVTPLLADPPPSQLPRWSLRAMWELASVLNFLHVFRPLLNVTAEFSAEEFETALITPNDTLSDIHIPILKAIPPITRMALTRDTWVTVLCRKLRDWWHWVAEGDLPIVASHGTEVEVYKTLDPGVRVVILKALCDIRVEQEDIRNYIDNSLKHGVQLSAFRKERVGGDSYGINYWYEDDPVVGHRLYREIRKVEVKKVKAKGSHVLPTATYQWETVATNLEEFQDVSEKLFSSKNRTEASLGKKLKNDMLPEIEKEHKRKEKLLKKQHRQALLLDNFINVDGLGPGRSLRDRKPVTYTFDDYDRSINEAIKITKRKPSSPEPNLRREVGFKSEASMNGKWSDSMHASEHVTFNALSPNSLDYDEFDEERKPESLDRSNRRRQRPQRYSVKEFVEAVSDNDADFDSDDDIVGEVVYDEEYLRKRKQRKLSSSSEGDEEYHWDEENAEDEEEEEEEEDSLSISEDSDEPQRVKKLPGRTRRETKLRSVDELQSGLRRSKRASRNRINYRQYELSESDTESAKPNKSSESDKQSDATDKQSDASENAEYSMGSQESDGNDDDQEIKVDQPVEGYAETVEKEEQSQPPEKPNNPGQTEVEGVKKRRFLDLNELAPGSGFDDGPNSIKDDDTGDL, translated from the exons ATGTCCCGTGAATCCACCCCTGCGTCTCCGATCCCTAACGACGATACCCCTAATCCCCAAAACGACGACGCTCACTCCCCTCAAAACGACACCACTGCTACTACTGCAACTAATACTGCCCCTACTCCTCCTGTCAATAGAAGCAACCGCCCTTCCCGCGCGTGCACTCTACGTACGGCTCAGCGCCTCTACGCCGCTGCCCAGGCGCAGGCCCAGGCCGTGATCGAGCGCAAGCCTAAGAAGAAGGAGCAAAGAGAGAGGTTCGATGAGTCCCCCCCGCAGCAATGCAGCGCTAATAGTAAGATTGTCACGCCGTTGCTCGCTGATCCTCCGCCGTCGCAGCTGCCACGCTGGAGTCTCCGGGCCATGTGGGAGTTAGCTTCCGTACTTAATTTCTTGCAT GTGTTTAGGCCGTTATTGAATGTAACAGCTGAGTTTTCGGCAGAGGAGTTCGAGACGGCGTTGATCACTCCTAATGATACTTTAAGTGATATTCATATACCCATTTTAAAG GCAATCCCTCCTATTACACGAATGGCCCTTACACGTGATACCTGGGTTACTGTTTTATGCAGAAAATTAAGAGACTGGTGGCACTGG GTTGCAGAAGGGGATCTTCCTATTGTTGCTTCGCATGG GACGGAGGTTGAAGTATATAAAACACTTGATCCTGGGGTCCGTGTGGTTATCTTGAAGGCACTTTGTGATATTCGTGTTGAG CAAGAAGATATCCGGAACTATATTGACAACTCGCTTAAACATGGTGTTCAACTTTCGGCATTTCGTAAAGAACGTGTTGGGGGTGATTCATATGGAATTAATTACTG GTATGAAGATGATCCAGTAGTAGGTCATCGGTTGTACAGAGAGATAAGAAAAGTTGAGGTGAAGAAAGTGAAAGCCAAGGGTTCCCATGTCCTCCCTACTGCTACATACCAGTGGGAAACAGTTGCAACTAATTTGGAAGAATTTCAAGATGTTTCt GAAAAGCTTTTCTCTAGCAAAAATAGAACCGAGGCATCCCTTGGGAAGAAGTTAAAGAATGACATGCTTCCAGAAATTGAGAAGGAACATAAG AGGAAAGAGAAATTACTGAAAAAGCAGCATAGACAAGCTCTGCTTCTTGATAACTTCATAAATGTCGATGGGCTTGGTCCCGGACGCTCCCTTCGTGACAGAAAACCTGTCACTTATACTTTTG ACGATTATGACCGATCAATCAATGAGGCTATCAAGATAACCAA GCGGAAGCCATCATCCCCAGAGCCTAATCTAAGAAGAGAAGTCGGTTTCAAATCTGAAGCTTCCATGAATGGTAAATGGAGTGATTCTATGCATGCCTCTGAACATGTCACATTCAATGCGCTGTCCCCTAATTCGCTTGATTATGATGAGTTTGATGAAGAGCGTAAACCTGAATCATTGGACCGAAG CAATCGGCGAAGACAGAGGCCTCAACGATATTCAGTCAAAGAGTTTGTTGAAGCTGTTTCAGATAATGATGCAGATTTTGATAGTGATGATGATATAGTTGGAGAAGTTGTATATGATGAGGAATATCTGAGGAAACGGAAACAGAGAAAGCTTTCCAGCAGCTCGGAAGGAGATGAGGAATACCATTGGGATGAAGAAAAtgctgaagatgaagaagaagaagaagaagaagaagattccTTGAGTATCAGTGAGGACAGTGATGAGCCTCAAAGGGTTAAGAAATTGCCAGGCCGTACTCGGAGGGAAACTAAATTGAGGTCAGTAGATGAGTTGCAATCAGGTCTAAGACGCAGTAAAAGGGCCTCCAGAAACCGCATTAATTACCGACAGTATGAGTTGTCTGAATCAGATACAGAGTCGGCAAAGCCCAATAAGTCCAGTGAATCAGATAAACAATCAGATGCAACAGATAAACAATCAGATGCAAGTGAGAACGCAGAATATTCAATGGGTAGTCAAGAGTCAGATGGCAATGACGATGACCAGGAGATAAAAGTTGATCAACCAGTTGAAGGTTATGCCGAGACAGTTGAGAAAGAAGAGCAAAGTCAGCCACCAGAGAAACCAAATAACCCAGGCCAAACTGAAGTTGAAGGAGTGAAAAAGAGACGTTTCCTTGACCTAAATGAGCTTGCCCCGGGTTCTGGTTTTGATGATGGTCCAAACTCGATAAAAGATGATGATACAGGTGATTTATAG